In Syntrophomonas wolfei subsp. wolfei str. Goettingen G311, a single window of DNA contains:
- a CDS encoding transposase — protein sequence MVRTARKKSRTGIYHIMLRGINRQIIFEDDEDYQNFMGTIKETQEKSGYEVYAYCLMSNHVHLLLKEVTEDLGIAFRRIGAIYVYWYNWKYSRRGHLFQARYKSEAVETDSYFLTVLRYIHQNPYKAGIVKNIADYPWSSYGEYVGEPRICDVEFGLNMFSTNRTNAVKLFEEFNLAENQDQCLDYNQDVRLNDTEASNFIRSISDVQSPTEIQGFEKDKRNEVIKKCKSKGLSIRQIERLTGVSFGVIRTI from the coding sequence ATGGTGCGAACCGCTAGAAAGAAAAGTCGTACTGGGATTTATCATATCATGTTAAGGGGTATTAACCGTCAAATCATATTTGAGGATGATGAGGACTATCAAAATTTTATGGGGACAATAAAAGAGACCCAAGAAAAAAGCGGCTATGAGGTATATGCCTACTGTCTAATGAGTAATCATGTTCATTTATTGTTAAAGGAAGTAACAGAAGACTTAGGGATTGCTTTTCGAAGGATTGGTGCAATTTATGTGTATTGGTATAACTGGAAGTATAGCCGCCGAGGTCATTTGTTCCAGGCTCGGTATAAAAGCGAAGCAGTTGAAACGGATAGCTATTTTTTAACGGTGCTTCGCTACATTCACCAAAACCCATATAAGGCTGGTATTGTAAAAAATATAGCCGATTACCCATGGAGCAGCTATGGAGAATATGTTGGGGAGCCAAGGATTTGTGATGTAGAATTCGGTCTCAATATGTTTTCGACCAACAGGACGAATGCGGTAAAATTGTTTGAGGAATTCAATTTGGCGGAGAACCAGGATCAATGCTTAGACTATAATCAAGATGTCAGACTAAATGATACCGAGGCTAGCAATTTTATCAGGAGTATCTCCGATGTCCAAAGTCCAACGGAAATTCAAGGGTTTGAAAAAGATAAACGTAATGAAGTTATTAAAAAGTGTAAATCCAAGGGTCTGTCTATAAGACAAATCGAGCGGCTAACCGGTGTTAGTTTTGGGGTGATACGAACAATATAA
- a CDS encoding copper amine oxidase N-terminal domain-containing protein, which produces MVGQGDRSLCVAWEPELNLIMLKQENNILGINVKDNTITLNGRLAYVMDTAIEISESGYTMLPIRYVAQALGANISWNPGNNSILLTVPGT; this is translated from the coding sequence ATGGTGGGACAGGGGGACAGGTCCCTTTGTGTTGCTTGGGAACCGGAATTAAACCTGATTATGCTTAAACAGGAAAATAATATACTGGGGATTAATGTGAAAGATAATACCATAACCCTGAATGGTCGCCTGGCTTATGTAATGGATACAGCTATTGAAATCAGTGAATCCGGTTATACTATGCTTCCTATCAGGTATGTAGCTCAGGCACTGGGAGCGAATATTAGCTGGAACCCTGGTAACAACTCCATTTTGCTAACGGTGCCAGGCACTTAA
- a CDS encoding transposase, which produces MNIRQGYVFSFEDAINLQPRSRLEIVLATLDFDDVITVLDKENKQHRGPTGYPFESKLNALIAMRVYNMATFTELVERLTHDPVLRYNCGFDVFGKVPSIATFSRFYERLTQSEVLRELFKKQVTTAESMGLIDTSSIAIDASKVDANEKSVPRKNIKDDGQSANWGSKLDTNGNQITWFGYKLHIATDVKSELPVALSITPASTNDGIMAESILEECSNNLNSKPQYYLMDAGYDQKSIYELIRKDYKAQAIIPLNHRGAKEPPEGLDWDATPICSAGYRMAYWGGSNGVNKFRCPHVMGKCDCPFGSSWCSDSNYGMVVKTRARQDSRLFIVPHRGTSNWKLLYNKRTSVERCFGRLKEHLGLETGLNVRGIKKVKTHAYLSVITMIASVIAINKDKSSTDIAA; this is translated from the coding sequence ATGAATATTCGGCAAGGATACGTATTTTCCTTTGAGGATGCAATAAATTTGCAGCCCCGGTCAAGATTAGAGATAGTTCTAGCCACCCTCGATTTTGATGACGTTATTACGGTTCTTGACAAAGAGAATAAACAACATAGAGGGCCAACTGGTTACCCGTTTGAGAGCAAGCTCAATGCATTAATTGCAATGCGTGTTTACAATATGGCTACATTTACTGAATTAGTGGAACGTCTTACCCATGATCCAGTACTCAGGTATAACTGTGGCTTTGATGTTTTTGGTAAAGTGCCCAGCATTGCTACCTTTAGCCGTTTCTATGAGCGATTGACTCAGTCAGAAGTACTTCGTGAACTGTTTAAGAAACAAGTAACAACGGCTGAATCCATGGGTTTGATTGATACCAGTTCCATTGCCATAGATGCTTCTAAAGTAGATGCCAATGAGAAGTCAGTTCCACGTAAAAATATTAAAGACGATGGTCAATCAGCTAACTGGGGCAGCAAGCTAGATACCAATGGTAACCAGATAACCTGGTTTGGTTACAAGCTGCATATTGCTACTGACGTTAAATCTGAATTACCCGTAGCATTGAGCATAACCCCAGCCAGTACCAACGATGGAATAATGGCCGAAAGCATCCTTGAAGAATGCAGTAACAACTTAAACAGTAAACCCCAGTATTATCTCATGGATGCCGGTTATGATCAAAAGTCAATATACGAACTAATCCGCAAGGATTACAAGGCACAGGCAATAATACCACTAAATCACCGAGGAGCAAAGGAGCCCCCAGAAGGTCTGGATTGGGATGCAACCCCCATATGTTCAGCGGGATACCGCATGGCTTATTGGGGCGGCAGCAATGGGGTTAACAAATTCCGATGCCCTCATGTTATGGGCAAATGTGACTGTCCTTTTGGTTCCTCCTGGTGCTCAGATAGCAATTATGGGATGGTTGTTAAAACCAGAGCTAGACAAGATTCCAGGTTATTCATAGTGCCTCATCGAGGCACTTCAAACTGGAAGCTGCTATACAACAAGAGAACCAGCGTAGAGCGATGTTTTGGGCGTTTAAAGGAGCATCTGGGACTTGAAACCGGACTTAATGTACGAGGCATTAAAAAGGTCAAAACCCATGCTTACCTGAGTGTTATTACCATGATTGCTTCGGTTATTGCCATAAACAAAGACAAATCGTCTACAGATATAGCTGCATAA
- a CDS encoding copper amine oxidase N-terminal domain-containing protein → MDAYLWKVLKTLGLLLIFSILLLLPSGYAIGATNYRVQGELPKYPDSDFKEEEQTRALATVKITASTKDAFTAAGESYWAEFRLPRNFYITSAGIYGQGQQMDVELARGKGFEDQKRKVEINPIAEDRNNPGHYRGFEIVVENIKYPDDYPELVLYFNRVVVPRGFKGNAELSIDSAGAGFSSGTITIANILSARLTVEASEVQFIVSREQVLGPIKVTENMSGTFEYLKMTLPGGYQWIKEKCYIDPMLGFRVDHNGDGRYDENDFLISVEVDKYGQSTLRIETMFRTTTIGKMEIECPVQLTDRQSSYGELNLQLNSNAELNVSSLKAGSYSQQKTDLSVQNSREAYGGLCAQKIGNIIISENAPETMVRNRYITLTLPKGAKWAKLPSVKLEGDNYLDIGPLLLNSEKDQISFEIEDCSRERPGKIILEEGKVDLATDFRGDLAVEVTGSAGASGAIIVARVKPAFTVSSSKPALVIGKQEQSAGELEISESAGRVFLARELWIDFPSAIKLVRSPKVEITAGDMILSRTVLKQEGDRERLVIPIQNSSSSAAKLLIKDIVYNLNNMLPDGDLQIKLGGPAVNEVNAGPNPIFPSHDWVCEVANASISKEIIQPAKKDALSPIPVAGSIIFKIGEKTYQVNGQATPMDVEPYILEGRTFVPIRYAALAAGINPDDIHWDQTAARVTIHSRDNIIIQLKIGDQVIYRNGNEISMDTAAHIKDGRTMVPLRALAEALGRTVKWDAASSSVSIELPGT, encoded by the coding sequence ATGGATGCATATTTGTGGAAAGTGTTAAAAACATTGGGCTTATTGCTTATTTTCAGTATATTATTACTACTACCCTCGGGTTACGCTATTGGGGCCACTAACTACCGGGTACAGGGTGAGCTTCCCAAGTACCCGGACAGTGATTTTAAGGAAGAAGAGCAGACTCGTGCCCTGGCCACTGTAAAAATCACTGCCAGCACCAAAGATGCCTTTACTGCTGCCGGCGAATCCTACTGGGCCGAATTTCGCCTGCCCCGAAACTTCTATATAACTTCAGCCGGAATCTATGGCCAGGGCCAGCAGATGGATGTGGAATTGGCCAGGGGCAAAGGCTTTGAGGACCAGAAGCGGAAAGTGGAGATTAACCCTATAGCTGAAGATAGGAACAACCCTGGCCATTACCGGGGTTTCGAAATTGTGGTAGAAAACATTAAATATCCCGATGATTATCCCGAACTGGTTTTGTATTTCAACCGGGTGGTAGTACCCCGTGGATTCAAGGGCAATGCTGAACTTAGCATCGATAGCGCGGGAGCTGGTTTTTCATCCGGCACAATTACCATAGCCAATATCCTGAGCGCCCGTTTGACGGTAGAAGCCAGTGAAGTCCAATTCATAGTTAGCAGAGAGCAGGTTCTGGGCCCTATTAAAGTTACGGAAAACATGTCGGGTACCTTCGAGTATCTTAAAATGACCCTCCCCGGCGGTTATCAATGGATTAAAGAAAAATGTTATATTGACCCCATGCTGGGATTCCGTGTCGATCATAATGGTGATGGCCGTTACGATGAGAATGATTTTTTGATAAGTGTAGAAGTTGATAAGTACGGGCAATCCACTTTGCGCATTGAGACCATGTTTCGGACGACAACGATCGGCAAAATGGAAATAGAATGCCCGGTACAATTAACTGATAGGCAAAGCTCCTATGGCGAACTCAATCTGCAGCTTAACAGCAATGCTGAGCTTAATGTCAGCAGCCTCAAGGCCGGCAGCTATAGCCAGCAGAAAACAGACCTGAGCGTACAGAATTCAAGAGAGGCTTACGGAGGGCTTTGCGCTCAGAAAATCGGCAATATCATTATCAGTGAGAATGCTCCTGAAACTATGGTGAGAAACCGTTATATTACCCTTACCCTTCCTAAAGGAGCAAAATGGGCCAAACTCCCCTCGGTCAAACTGGAAGGGGATAATTATCTGGATATAGGCCCGTTACTTCTTAACAGTGAAAAAGATCAGATCAGTTTCGAAATTGAGGATTGCAGCCGGGAACGCCCCGGTAAGATAATTTTGGAAGAGGGTAAGGTAGATTTAGCTACTGACTTTAGAGGTGACTTGGCGGTTGAGGTAACCGGTTCCGCCGGAGCATCCGGAGCTATTATTGTTGCCCGGGTCAAGCCTGCATTTACGGTTTCATCCTCCAAACCTGCTTTAGTTATTGGGAAGCAGGAACAGAGCGCTGGGGAATTGGAAATAAGCGAAAGTGCCGGGCGGGTATTCCTGGCCCGCGAGCTGTGGATAGATTTTCCCTCTGCTATAAAGCTGGTACGCAGTCCCAAGGTGGAAATTACGGCCGGAGATATGATATTATCCAGAACCGTATTGAAGCAGGAAGGCGACCGGGAGAGACTGGTTATACCCATTCAGAATTCCAGTTCCAGTGCAGCTAAACTGCTTATCAAAGATATTGTATATAACCTTAATAATATGCTACCTGATGGTGATCTTCAAATAAAGCTGGGAGGTCCGGCAGTAAATGAAGTAAATGCAGGGCCCAATCCTATTTTTCCCAGCCACGACTGGGTTTGTGAGGTAGCCAATGCCAGTATCAGTAAAGAAATTATCCAGCCCGCGAAAAAAGATGCCCTTTCCCCAATCCCGGTAGCGGGAAGCATAATCTTCAAGATAGGGGAGAAAACATACCAGGTCAACGGGCAGGCCACCCCCATGGATGTAGAACCATATATACTGGAGGGCCGTACCTTTGTACCCATCCGTTATGCAGCTCTAGCTGCCGGCATAAATCCCGATGACATTCATTGGGACCAGACCGCCGCCCGGGTTACTATACATAGCCGGGATAATATCATCATCCAGCTAAAAATCGGTGACCAGGTTATTTATCGCAACGGTAATGAAATAAGTATGGATACAGCAGCCCATATAAAGGATGGCCGCACCATGGTTCCTTTGAGGGCCCTGGCTGAAGCCCTGGGCCGGACAGTCAAATGGGATGCCGCCAGCTCTTCCGTATCGATAGAGCTGCCAGGTACTTAG
- a CDS encoding copper amine oxidase N-terminal domain-containing protein: protein MKTKKFLSIILFALLFMFSSQPVPAAEYGVMKNTVVLPGTVNELGGIAGHYIAGQLQQGDILTFRLPLNSFWTKAPIDTDESTAMTCLQSSAEWSTTTMLDAANMRYGTDCNYILVPEAHAGNPNGLFNAANPTLAVSSLTKGEVLLEVIALPDNSQDCYLYIYSNRVYIDDSIEGDVCIDIDSPSNQALKAILPGGSIPATLQADKSPGNNQSQKEPVQDNKTLEKDSGGSSDADKEDKAQAAVRIELRIGQKKAEVNGEEKEITLAPYIKQDRTYVPIRFIAEALGIDDIRWEAESKMITLKQESKILGIDVRNNTISVNEQLAYVMDTSIETSESGYTMVPIRYIVQALGAIVDWNADNNSIILTLPGV, encoded by the coding sequence GTGAAAACAAAAAAATTCCTATCCATTATCCTTTTCGCCCTATTATTTATGTTTTCAAGCCAGCCCGTACCTGCTGCCGAATATGGAGTGATGAAAAACACCGTTGTCCTGCCCGGGACCGTCAATGAATTAGGAGGGATAGCCGGGCATTATATAGCAGGGCAACTGCAGCAAGGCGATATTCTAACCTTCAGGTTACCCTTGAACTCATTCTGGACCAAAGCCCCCATAGATACCGATGAGTCGACTGCCATGACCTGCTTGCAAAGCAGTGCGGAATGGAGCACAACGACCATGCTGGATGCCGCAAACATGAGGTATGGAACTGATTGCAACTATATTCTGGTTCCGGAGGCACACGCCGGAAATCCCAATGGACTATTCAACGCTGCCAATCCCACCCTGGCAGTAAGTTCCTTAACCAAAGGAGAGGTTTTGCTAGAGGTAATCGCTTTACCCGATAATTCCCAGGATTGCTACCTTTATATTTACTCCAATCGGGTTTACATTGATGACAGCATAGAAGGAGATGTTTGCATAGATATAGACTCCCCCTCTAACCAGGCATTAAAGGCAATACTGCCCGGCGGCTCGATCCCAGCAACCCTGCAAGCAGACAAGTCCCCGGGTAATAATCAATCGCAAAAGGAGCCGGTGCAGGACAATAAAACTCTGGAGAAGGATAGCGGCGGCAGTAGTGATGCGGATAAGGAGGATAAAGCCCAAGCAGCCGTTAGGATAGAGCTTCGCATAGGTCAAAAAAAGGCGGAAGTTAATGGAGAAGAAAAAGAAATAACGCTAGCTCCGTATATCAAGCAAGACAGAACCTATGTCCCTATCAGATTCATTGCCGAAGCTCTGGGTATTGATGATATAAGATGGGAAGCAGAATCAAAGATGATTACGCTCAAACAGGAAAGCAAGATACTGGGGATTGATGTGAGAAACAATACCATAAGCGTAAATGAACAGCTGGCCTATGTAATGGATACATCTATTGAAACCAGTGAATCCGGTTATACTATGGTTCCCATCAGGTATATCGTTCAGGCATTGGGAGCGATTGTTGACTGGAATGCTGATAATAACTCCATTATTCTAACACTTCCAGGCGTTTAA
- a CDS encoding S-layer homology domain-containing protein has product MRKRSHLSWLVLAVFTMTIFFGSGLTAVAAPGLSDVQGHWAADTIQKMVDAGVVAGQPDGTFKPDNNISRAEFATLVVKAFKLEEKAGKVFTDTSDHWAKAFISTANANGIVSGYSDTEFGPNDPITREQMAVMIVKAAGWKAEGAAKVFPDDASISAWAKEAVSTASAQGVIKGRPDGNFDPKANATRAEAAVVISGTLDVKAAPEKPVDISTLDKAGTYGPASGSQEINGNVTISASGVILQNAVITGDLLIAEGVGSGEATLKNVTVKGTTTIKGGETVNFENCKLGKVNIKKAEGKSNVVLSGTTSISELLANSAVKVSGQGTIDKAVVYVANVVIEMKPTAYEVASGITANIGGVAVTGTTAVTSGGGGGSSDDSNRVKPVNVTPPAGEVPAGTQVTLSTATAGATIYYTLDGSVPSSNSTKYTAPITINAATTIRAIAIKVGQTQSLVATYAYSVSVPEASASVDVAVGSGAMSAFKTITVKSTTGLSGAAKYKVSDGTTTSAVKDLGVSAAYMTSAESVTVTILASDGTTVLGTGTLNVTAAASTSIAITAVQPPVGDKTADCTVAVGSGAMAAFKTITVTSTTVSGGAKYKVSDGTTSSAVKDLGVAAAYMTSAESVTVTILASDGTTVLGIGTLNVTAAASTSIAISGSETPPEPADKKAVCTVAVGSGAMAAFKTITVTSTTVNGAAKYKVSDGTTSSAAKDLGVAAAYMTSAESVTVSILASDGTTVLGTGTLNVASAASDVSIDIQ; this is encoded by the coding sequence TTGCGTAAGAGAAGTCATTTGAGCTGGTTAGTGTTAGCCGTATTTACGATGACCATCTTCTTCGGGTCCGGTTTGACCGCTGTGGCGGCTCCCGGTCTGAGTGATGTCCAGGGACACTGGGCTGCTGATACCATTCAAAAAATGGTGGATGCCGGTGTGGTTGCCGGACAGCCGGATGGTACCTTCAAACCGGATAACAACATCAGCAGAGCTGAATTTGCCACCCTGGTGGTAAAAGCATTCAAACTAGAAGAAAAAGCCGGTAAAGTATTTACCGATACCAGTGACCACTGGGCCAAGGCCTTTATTTCCACTGCCAATGCCAACGGTATCGTCAGTGGTTATAGCGACACGGAATTTGGACCCAATGACCCCATCACCCGGGAACAGATGGCCGTTATGATAGTCAAGGCCGCCGGGTGGAAAGCCGAAGGCGCAGCCAAGGTTTTCCCTGATGATGCCAGTATTTCCGCCTGGGCTAAAGAAGCGGTGTCTACTGCTTCGGCACAGGGAGTAATTAAAGGACGCCCCGATGGCAACTTTGATCCCAAAGCCAATGCCACCAGAGCTGAAGCTGCTGTCGTTATCAGCGGCACTTTAGATGTAAAAGCTGCACCGGAAAAACCGGTCGATATATCAACTTTAGACAAAGCTGGTACATATGGACCTGCCAGTGGCAGCCAGGAAATTAACGGGAATGTTACTATTTCCGCTTCTGGTGTCATATTGCAGAATGCCGTAATAACCGGTGACCTCCTCATCGCTGAGGGAGTAGGTTCGGGCGAAGCCACCCTGAAGAACGTAACCGTAAAGGGGACCACTACTATCAAGGGCGGAGAGACGGTTAATTTTGAAAACTGTAAGCTGGGCAAAGTCAATATCAAGAAGGCCGAAGGCAAATCAAATGTGGTTCTTTCCGGAACCACCTCTATTAGCGAATTGCTGGCCAACTCTGCCGTGAAGGTAAGCGGGCAGGGTACTATTGATAAAGCCGTGGTTTATGTAGCCAATGTAGTAATCGAGATGAAGCCGACTGCTTATGAAGTAGCCAGCGGTATCACTGCCAATATCGGCGGCGTAGCTGTAACTGGAACCACTGCTGTTACTTCCGGTGGCGGCGGAGGCAGCAGCGATGACAGCAACCGGGTTAAACCCGTTAATGTTACTCCTCCTGCCGGTGAGGTTCCTGCCGGTACCCAGGTTACTTTGAGTACTGCTACCGCCGGAGCTACCATTTACTATACCCTTGATGGAAGCGTACCGAGCAGCAACAGCACAAAATATACCGCTCCTATTACCATTAATGCGGCAACCACCATCAGGGCTATTGCTATCAAAGTCGGCCAAACCCAGAGCCTGGTTGCAACCTATGCGTATTCAGTTTCCGTACCTGAAGCCAGTGCCAGTGTGGATGTTGCGGTAGGTAGTGGCGCTATGTCCGCATTCAAGACTATTACCGTTAAATCTACAACCGGTCTAAGCGGAGCAGCGAAATACAAAGTCTCAGATGGAACAACTACATCAGCTGTTAAGGATCTGGGAGTATCAGCTGCTTATATGACCAGTGCTGAAAGTGTTACTGTTACCATATTGGCCAGTGACGGAACCACCGTTCTCGGCACCGGCACGCTCAATGTAACAGCAGCCGCCAGCACCAGCATCGCTATTACTGCAGTACAGCCCCCAGTGGGAGATAAAACAGCAGATTGCACCGTGGCAGTTGGAAGCGGTGCCATGGCAGCATTCAAGACCATAACCGTTACATCTACAACCGTAAGCGGAGGAGCGAAATACAAAGTCTCAGATGGAACGACTTCTTCGGCTGTAAAGGATCTGGGAGTAGCGGCTGCTTATATGACCAGTGCTGAAAGTGTTACTGTTACCATATTGGCCAGTGACGGAACCACCGTTCTCGGAATCGGCACCCTTAACGTAACAGCAGCCGCCAGCACTAGCATCGCTATAAGTGGATCCGAAACACCGCCGGAACCGGCAGACAAAAAGGCAGTATGCACCGTGGCAGTTGGAAGTGGTGCCATGGCAGCATTTAAGACCATAACCGTTACATCTACAACTGTAAACGGAGCAGCGAAATACAAAGTCTCAGATGGAACGACTTCTTCGGCTGCAAAGGATTTGGGAGTAGCAGCTGCTTATATGACTAGTGCTGAAAGTGTTACTGTAAGTATACTGGCTAGTGACGGAACCACCGTTCTCGGAACGGGAACCCTTAATGTCGCGTCAGCTGCAAGCGATGTATCCATAGACATTCAATAA
- a CDS encoding nucleotidyltransferase domain-containing protein, with amino-acid sequence MVTAANQVNSIVWAFVAAVEAQGITVERALLFGSQARGDARKDSDFDLIVISPDFAAMPGWRRWEVLGKAAAKVMEPIEALAYSPEEVANALQRDGNFLRHMHTNKGTVLCLSTNKGTVLCLAAELLYFII; translated from the coding sequence ATGGTTACTGCAGCAAATCAAGTCAACTCAATAGTTTGGGCCTTTGTGGCTGCTGTAGAAGCACAAGGGATTACCGTTGAAAGAGCATTGTTATTTGGTTCACAAGCCAGGGGAGATGCTAGGAAAGACAGCGATTTTGATCTGATAGTAATATCGCCCGATTTTGCTGCAATGCCTGGCTGGCGCCGATGGGAAGTGTTAGGTAAAGCAGCGGCAAAAGTTATGGAACCGATTGAGGCCTTGGCTTATAGTCCCGAGGAAGTAGCCAATGCATTGCAGCGAGACGGTAATTTTTTGCGCCACATGCACACAAACAAAGGGACGGTTCTTTGTTTGAGCACAAACAAAGGGACGGTTCTTTGTTTGGCGGCAGAACTCCTTTATTTTATAATTTAA
- the ltrA gene encoding group II intron reverse transcriptase/maturase: protein METGLVRIAEIARQNPKERFTALIHHINHETLKECHLEISGSKASGVDQVTKQAYEENLEANIADLIGRMKRQAYKPQPVRRVYIPKEGSNKRRPLGIPSYEDKLVQKGLARILNTIYEQDFLDCSFGFRPGRGCHDALKVLNHIIERKKVNYIVDADIRGFFDHVDHEWMMKFLELRIADPNLLRLIKRFLKAGVMEAGIVYDTPKGTPQGGIVSPILANIYLHYVLDLWFEKVVKKRCQGEAYLVRYADDFVCCFQNKSDAEWFYANLRERLNKFNLEVAEEKTRIIAFGRFADKESKKQGRKKPDTFDFLGFTHYCSKSKKGWFRVKRKTSQKKYRSSLLKCKTWLRKHLISPTDYVIEMLQIKLQGYYRYYGITDNSTALRNFCDKVRRMLFKWFNRRSQRKSMNWDKYVRFLNKHPLPKGRIYVDIYDVRPELLSYLK from the coding sequence ATGGAAACAGGACTTGTAAGGATAGCAGAGATAGCTAGACAGAACCCGAAAGAACGATTCACAGCCTTGATACATCATATCAATCATGAAACACTGAAAGAGTGTCATCTAGAGATCAGTGGATCAAAGGCAAGTGGAGTAGATCAGGTGACAAAACAAGCGTACGAGGAAAATCTTGAAGCCAACATAGCAGACCTGATCGGAAGAATGAAGCGGCAGGCGTATAAACCCCAGCCAGTGCGAAGGGTATATATCCCTAAAGAAGGCAGCAACAAAAGGCGGCCCCTGGGAATACCTAGTTATGAGGATAAACTAGTGCAGAAAGGACTTGCAAGGATACTCAATACAATCTATGAGCAAGATTTTCTGGACTGTTCCTTTGGATTCAGACCTGGCAGAGGCTGTCACGATGCATTAAAGGTACTAAATCACATCATTGAGAGAAAGAAAGTAAACTATATAGTCGATGCAGACATCCGCGGCTTCTTCGATCACGTCGATCATGAATGGATGATGAAATTCTTAGAATTGCGCATAGCTGACCCTAATTTACTGCGCCTGATTAAAAGGTTTCTTAAAGCAGGGGTAATGGAAGCAGGAATCGTGTACGACACACCTAAAGGAACACCACAGGGTGGTATAGTATCACCAATACTTGCGAATATATATTTACATTATGTGCTGGATCTATGGTTTGAAAAGGTAGTAAAGAAAAGGTGTCAAGGTGAAGCATACTTGGTAAGATATGCCGATGATTTTGTGTGCTGTTTTCAGAACAAAAGCGATGCGGAATGGTTCTATGCGAACCTGCGGGAAAGACTGAACAAGTTCAATCTGGAAGTAGCAGAGGAGAAAACCCGTATTATAGCTTTTGGGCGCTTTGCAGATAAAGAGAGTAAAAAGCAAGGAAGGAAGAAACCAGATACATTTGATTTCCTGGGGTTTACTCACTACTGCAGTAAAAGCAAGAAAGGCTGGTTTCGGGTAAAACGGAAAACAAGCCAAAAGAAATATCGAAGCAGTCTGCTTAAATGCAAAACATGGCTTAGGAAGCACCTAATTTCACCCACGGATTATGTAATAGAGATGTTACAAATTAAACTGCAGGGATACTACAGATATTACGGAATAACAGATAACTCCACGGCATTAAGAAACTTTTGTGACAAAGTACGAAGAATGTTATTCAAATGGTTCAACCGCCGTAGCCAGCGCAAAAGCATGAACTGGGATAAATATGTACGCTTTCTTAATAAACACCCGTTACCAAAGGGAAGAATTTATGTAGATATATATGACGTAAGGCCCGAGCTGCTGAGTTATCTAAAGTGA
- a CDS encoding Rpn family recombination-promoting nuclease/putative transposase — MKIQNPHDRFFKETLGKVEVAKDFLNNYLPGNIIKVIDVDTLEPQKDSFINKELQEGFSDLLFKANINNREGYIYFLFEHKSYTRKDIAFQLLRYMMEIWETKSKKEKADELPVIIPLVVYHGKSNTRGQFYCVVIFILPC, encoded by the coding sequence ATGAAAATCCAAAATCCCCATGATAGATTCTTCAAAGAAACCTTAGGCAAGGTGGAGGTAGCAAAGGACTTCTTAAATAATTATCTGCCGGGAAACATTATTAAAGTCATAGATGTAGATACCCTGGAACCCCAAAAGGACAGCTTTATAAATAAGGAATTGCAAGAAGGTTTTTCCGATTTGCTTTTTAAGGCCAATATAAACAACAGGGAAGGATATATTTATTTTCTCTTTGAACATAAAAGCTATACCAGAAAAGACATTGCTTTTCAATTGTTAAGGTATATGATGGAAATCTGGGAAACTAAAAGCAAAAAAGAAAAAGCTGATGAGCTGCCGGTGATAATACCGCTGGTAGTATACCATGGCAAAAGCAACACAAGGGGACAGTTCTATTGTGTTGTTATTTTCATCTTGCCATGTTAG